In one window of Methanolobus mangrovi DNA:
- a CDS encoding RAD55 family ATPase, with protein sequence MKVPSYITKLDDLLGGGYIKPSNILIAGSCGTGKTNMCMQSLFNAAKQGENCAYISMLSESEDKIIRALSSFSFYDEKLLTDKIKIFPISSDVVAKGDFAIFEYLNENILKHKISRVVIDTINILEDIESTFDERPFYTSELRAFVQNLFQQFDECGILLIATAEIPASNIYSSLWSYIFDTVIVLDTERDEQNTKRYLEIIKVRESDFTMGKHEFMITDHGIVF encoded by the coding sequence ATGAAAGTACCGTCCTACATCACAAAACTTGATGATCTTCTCGGGGGAGGATACATAAAACCATCAAATATCCTTATTGCAGGTTCATGCGGAACAGGCAAGACAAACATGTGTATGCAATCACTGTTCAATGCTGCAAAACAAGGAGAAAACTGTGCTTACATATCTATGCTCTCAGAATCAGAAGACAAGATAATCAGAGCTTTGTCATCCTTTTCATTTTATGATGAAAAACTGCTAACTGATAAAATAAAGATATTTCCCATCAGTTCAGATGTGGTGGCAAAAGGAGATTTTGCCATATTCGAGTATCTGAATGAGAACATCCTTAAGCATAAGATCTCACGAGTTGTCATAGATACCATAAACATCCTGGAAGATATTGAAAGTACATTTGATGAGAGACCATTTTACACATCTGAATTAAGAGCATTTGTCCAGAACCTTTTTCAGCAATTCGATGAATGTGGCATACTCCTTATAGCGACTGCCGAGATACCTGCTTCAAACATATATTCCAGCTTATGGTCCTATATATTTGATACAGTGATCGTACTTGATACTGAAAGGGACGAACAGAACACCAAAAGATACCTTGAGATAATTAAGGTACGGGAAAGTGATTTTACAATGGGGAAACATGAGTTCATGATTACAGACCATGGAATTGTATTTTGA
- a CDS encoding GNAT family N-acetyltransferase, with product MLEILDDKMAIEGLNVLHMAGDIGYGVLETGISVDQLTIDIGQSNNVGFNYFHNKFGMPYDFLLKSSISSGHSLFVAVKGSDQLLGFARFEKISDETEKTYKGKTNIVNYSVHLLRSIEVHPAHRHVGIGRLLFAISVNQLETNVITLPDNQGAARFFKDKLNFKCLNPGNNGLSSRYKDYLILPYPRARAMLKTMAVNYPRMVLPELIGSYESLKFRDNMGKSISKSDISDFQVLFQNSKELLDNKLMNELDSFIKRLDA from the coding sequence ATGCTTGAGATATTAGATGATAAAATGGCAATTGAAGGTTTAAATGTATTGCACATGGCCGGAGATATCGGGTATGGCGTATTGGAAACAGGCATATCGGTGGACCAGCTCACTATAGATATTGGACAATCCAATAACGTGGGTTTTAATTATTTCCATAATAAGTTTGGGATGCCTTATGATTTCCTGCTGAAAAGCTCAATAAGTTCGGGACATTCACTTTTTGTTGCTGTTAAGGGTTCAGACCAACTACTGGGTTTTGCACGATTTGAAAAGATATCTGATGAAACTGAGAAGACATACAAAGGCAAAACGAATATTGTTAATTATTCAGTTCATCTGCTCAGGAGTATAGAGGTACATCCGGCACACAGACATGTCGGTATAGGGCGTTTATTATTTGCAATATCTGTCAATCAATTGGAAACCAACGTTATAACACTGCCTGATAATCAGGGAGCTGCCCGTTTTTTCAAAGATAAGTTAAACTTCAAGTGTTTGAATCCGGGTAACAATGGCCTTTCTTCAAGATATAAGGATTATCTGATACTTCCATATCCAAGAGCCAGGGCCATGCTAAAGACCATGGCTGTAAACTATCCGCGTATGGTGCTGCCTGAGCTCATTGGTAGCTATGAGTCGCTAAAGTTCCGGGATAATATGGGTAAATCTATATCAAAGAGTGACATCAGCGACTTCCAGGTACTGTTTCAAAACTCAAAAGAATTGCTTGATAACAAACTAATGAACGAACTTGATTCATTTATTAAAAGACTTGATGCTTAA
- a CDS encoding roadblock/LC7 domain-containing protein, with product MSVKKTKDDLEDVSLLKFALVAQLKRTHQSSDVDVLLFAGADGKIYASYIPDSIGPKIFELTNLISHNLLHVSQQLAMGLRQSVIEYDFGTVIFSAVGRGALLISLFTGRADLSENMGKIEIAKHVMQHIFEQRPMTAEQLATYPEEVADELRVLSKIVFNEMYTQSSEYKKNMEILADIKVKITGVMGRGEVEQVLAMAFNEIASSPKWMTEDLWPLLVEMIIRDQIRPLHGDYVADICEAEWIPDIKHKLESFV from the coding sequence GTGTCAGTTAAAAAAACAAAAGATGACCTTGAGGATGTTTCCCTTTTGAAGTTTGCTCTGGTCGCACAGCTGAAAAGGACACACCAATCCAGTGATGTGGATGTACTTTTATTTGCAGGTGCAGACGGAAAGATATACGCCTCCTACATACCGGATAGTATCGGCCCGAAGATATTTGAGCTTACCAACCTGATCAGCCATAATCTGTTACACGTGAGCCAGCAGCTTGCAATGGGGCTCAGACAATCGGTCATTGAATATGACTTTGGTACTGTTATTTTCTCGGCAGTTGGTCGCGGAGCGCTTTTGATCTCCCTTTTCACAGGAAGGGCGGATCTTTCAGAAAATATGGGTAAGATCGAGATCGCTAAACATGTGATGCAGCATATCTTTGAGCAGCGTCCAATGACTGCAGAGCAGTTGGCTACCTATCCTGAAGAAGTGGCTGATGAGTTACGTGTATTGTCCAAGATAGTATTCAATGAAATGTACACCCAGTCTTCTGAGTATAAAAAGAACATGGAGATCCTTGCAGATATAAAGGTGAAGATCACCGGTGTCATGGGTAGGGGGGAAGTTGAACAGGTGCTTGCAATGGCTTTCAATGAGATAGCCTCATCTCCAAAATGGATGACAGAAGACCTGTGGCCTTTGCTTGTTGAAATGATAATTAGGGACCAGATACGTCCTCTGCACGGTGATTATGTGGCTGATATCTGTGAGGCTGAATGGATACCGGATATAAAACACAAACTTGAGTCTTTTGTATGA
- a CDS encoding RAD55 family ATPase, producing the protein MSAEKRIPTGIAGLDRVIEGGVRDNTTFLVVGSSGTGKSTFAMQYLNYGLEHGENGLYISMEEPPEQIMREAKMLGFNLDKYYEKELFFFHSKGKDFVKLVDEQLPALVEANRNYSVKTRVIIDPLTPLIWAIQDKQEQREIITKLFYTLKQLGPVLITTEEHSSPGETVGEDVLIPIYMSDGAVHLTYRPIGGAFNRALEIIKMRATRHGEEVYPYIFVRGVGVVVRTTPLVSAEDMRKYDDVFDKAIRTAADLGAGERMLERLVYVKENWSYPFSPKETLQIFFESQGLNDAVTREDLARRKEKEASSPEVPLDIGDLSGGTLQIEDTKFMQDETLFSDSDDGGVIEIDSLSELEELIQ; encoded by the coding sequence ATGAGTGCTGAGAAAAGAATACCAACCGGGATCGCAGGTCTTGACAGAGTGATCGAAGGTGGCGTACGTGACAACACGACTTTTCTGGTTGTTGGTTCAAGTGGTACCGGAAAGTCTACATTTGCAATGCAATATCTGAATTACGGTCTTGAACATGGTGAGAATGGTCTCTACATCAGTATGGAAGAACCTCCCGAACAGATCATGCGTGAAGCGAAAATGCTGGGTTTCAATCTCGACAAGTACTACGAAAAGGAGCTTTTTTTCTTCCATTCAAAAGGAAAGGACTTCGTAAAACTTGTAGATGAGCAACTCCCTGCACTTGTAGAAGCTAACAGGAACTATTCTGTAAAGACCCGTGTTATCATTGATCCTTTAACTCCTCTTATATGGGCTATACAGGACAAACAGGAGCAGCGTGAGATTATCACGAAGCTGTTCTACACTTTAAAGCAGCTCGGCCCTGTCCTTATCACAACAGAAGAACACTCTTCTCCGGGAGAGACTGTCGGTGAGGATGTGCTGATCCCAATTTACATGTCCGATGGTGCTGTACACCTGACATACAGGCCTATTGGGGGCGCTTTTAACAGAGCTCTTGAAATTATCAAAATGCGTGCAACAAGGCATGGGGAAGAAGTATATCCCTACATATTTGTTCGTGGCGTCGGGGTTGTTGTAAGAACCACTCCACTTGTATCTGCTGAAGATATGCGCAAGTATGATGATGTCTTTGACAAGGCTATAAGGACTGCTGCAGATCTCGGAGCAGGTGAGAGGATGCTTGAACGTCTCGTTTACGTTAAGGAAAACTGGTCATATCCGTTCTCTCCAAAGGAAACACTCCAGATATTCTTTGAATCCCAGGGCCTGAATGATGCAGTGACCCGGGAAGACCTTGCAAGACGAAAAGAAAAAGAAGCAAGCTCTCCTGAAGTCCCGCTGGATATCGGTGATCTATCCGGTGGAACTCTGCAGATCGAAGATACAAAATTTATGCAGGATGAAACTCTCTTTTCAGATTCAGATGATGGGGGAGTTATAGAGATTGATAGTCTGAGTGAACTGGAAGAATTAATTCAATGA
- a CDS encoding GNAT family protein: MFELARTDDGISFCKLEHAFELDKLKIGEFSYFRKYLGMADYFSNFNSWLKRPTVALVLAISGNTVVGWAMNEKWSSPSTDGRPVYVLRGIEISPQLARRGVGKNMFFLIANVLLGHVITKPVNKNAKLFFESLNFVEPSSSSPVNLGDYPGYLILDEGKKELLSFEDISVFESNIMSCKAKIFPKEICLETAKNDVNTAEANDCAVLETVIVADSQTAPLTPSEDENVADSQDPIVFDGKFVGEQKMMSPCKCGHYLVYKYQVTGKRKGTAFICASCNVERYFLPLKNLSK, translated from the coding sequence ATGTTTGAACTTGCAAGAACTGATGATGGTATATCTTTCTGTAAACTTGAGCATGCTTTTGAGCTTGACAAGTTGAAGATAGGTGAATTCAGTTACTTCAGAAAATATCTTGGTATGGCGGATTATTTCTCCAATTTTAATAGCTGGCTTAAAAGACCTACTGTAGCATTGGTGCTGGCAATATCAGGCAATACTGTTGTTGGATGGGCTATGAATGAAAAATGGAGTTCACCTTCAACTGATGGAAGGCCTGTGTATGTGTTGCGAGGTATTGAGATATCTCCTCAGCTTGCAAGGAGGGGCGTGGGGAAAAATATGTTTTTCCTTATAGCCAATGTACTACTTGGTCACGTTATTACAAAGCCTGTAAATAAGAATGCAAAGTTGTTCTTCGAATCTCTTAATTTTGTAGAACCTTCCTCAAGTTCACCGGTAAATCTTGGTGATTATCCGGGTTATCTGATACTTGATGAAGGTAAAAAGGAATTATTATCCTTTGAGGATATTTCAGTATTTGAAAGTAATATAATGTCCTGTAAAGCTAAGATATTTCCTAAAGAAATATGTCTTGAGACTGCGAAAAATGATGTCAATACGGCAGAAGCAAATGATTGTGCTGTCCTTGAAACTGTTATTGTTGCAGATAGTCAGACTGCTCCGTTAACTCCATCTGAAGATGAAAATGTTGCCGACTCTCAGGATCCTATCGTATTTGATGGTAAATTTGTAGGCGAACAAAAAATGATGTCTCCTTGCAAATGCGGGCATTATCTTGTGTATAAATATCAGGTCACTGGCAAAAGGAAAGGTACTGCTTTTATATGTGCCAGTTGCAATGTTGAACGGTATTTCCTTCCACTTAAGAACTTGTCTAAATAA
- a CDS encoding histone deacetylase family protein, whose translation MVNVGLTLNENHSLHDSLLNGYPCPENPSRLEQIQEYLKSTDLLDGVRCRMYDSKAASVNDILRVHTKEYVEFVKSCTKDSRLSSKDVYVCPSSFDVLLEATGCVLNAGDLVVTGKCKHSFALIRPPGHHAGPDTSSGFCVFNNSGVLARYLQEVHGLERIAIINIDAHASDGTHAVFEADPSVLCISIHQDQSTLYPYKGFIRDIGVRPALGYCINMEMPPEASNPEYNVLYDEVVEKVLAKFDPQMVILECGFDAYHKEALTKLNLTIDGYYQIIFKLALKWNIVALLEGGYHNDLGLLTSVVLRALVGESSIKDDVNLVDLLASRHAKTRKDFNNNLSLLKMRLEPYWGL comes from the coding sequence ATGGTTAATGTTGGACTTACCCTTAATGAAAATCATTCTTTGCATGACTCTTTGCTTAATGGTTATCCCTGTCCTGAAAATCCTTCACGGTTAGAACAGATACAGGAGTACCTGAAGTCTACAGATTTACTTGATGGTGTTCGGTGTCGTATGTATGATTCGAAAGCTGCTTCTGTCAATGATATCTTACGAGTTCATACAAAAGAATATGTTGAGTTTGTGAAGTCGTGTACTAAAGATTCTCGTTTAAGTAGTAAGGATGTATATGTATGCCCTTCTTCATTTGATGTACTTTTGGAGGCTACAGGATGTGTTCTGAATGCAGGCGATCTTGTTGTTACGGGTAAATGTAAACATTCTTTTGCCCTGATACGTCCGCCTGGCCATCATGCAGGTCCTGATACGTCCAGTGGATTTTGTGTTTTTAACAATTCCGGTGTATTGGCCAGGTATCTCCAGGAAGTGCATGGGCTTGAGCGAATTGCAATCATAAATATTGATGCACATGCTTCCGATGGGACGCATGCGGTATTTGAGGCAGATCCCAGTGTTCTCTGCATATCAATTCATCAGGACCAATCAACTCTTTATCCATATAAGGGTTTTATTCGGGATATTGGTGTAAGGCCTGCACTTGGTTATTGTATAAATATGGAAATGCCTCCTGAGGCCAGTAACCCGGAATATAACGTATTATATGATGAAGTGGTGGAAAAGGTACTGGCAAAATTCGATCCGCAGATGGTCATACTTGAATGTGGTTTTGATGCTTATCATAAAGAAGCTCTGACAAAACTGAATCTTACAATTGATGGGTACTACCAAATTATATTTAAATTAGCACTTAAATGGAATATTGTAGCTTTGCTGGAAGGCGGTTATCATAATGATCTTGGTCTGCTCACATCAGTTGTTCTGCGTGCATTGGTCGGGGAAAGTAGCATTAAGGATGATGTAAACCTTGTAGACCTGCTGGCTTCAAGACATGCTAAAACCAGAAAAGATTTTAACAACAATTTATCCCTTCTGAAAATGAGATTGGAACCATACTGGGGTTTATAG